From one Leguminivora glycinivorella isolate SPB_JAAS2020 chromosome 5, LegGlyc_1.1, whole genome shotgun sequence genomic stretch:
- the LOC125226115 gene encoding calcium/calmodulin-dependent protein kinase type II alpha chain: MANPNRDGVSTRFSDNYDLKEELGKGAFSIVRRAVQKSTGYEFAAKIINTKKLSARDFQKLEREARICRKLQHPNIVRLHDSIQEEHFHYLVFDLVTGGELFEDIVAREFYSEADASHCIQQILESVHHCHHNGVVHRDLKPENLLLASKAKGAAVKLADFGLAIEVQGDQQAWFGFAGTPGYLSPEVLKKEPYGKPVDIWACGVILYILLVGYPPFWDEDQHRLYGQIKAGAYDYPSPEWDTVTPEAKSLINQMLTVNPSKRITASEALKHPWICHRERVASVMHRQETVDCLKKFNARRKLKGAILTTMLATRNFSGKSMVNKKGDGSQVKESTDSSTTLEDDDLDKDKKGVDRACTVISKEHDDEGLTKADSFGKARGDSNASQRRSEVIKATEVLIDAINNGDYDTYSKLCDPNVTAFDPDVLGNMVEGVEFHKFFIDNTPQHVKANTTILNPRVHLIGDDGAVIAYVCVTQSVDAEGRRTTQQTKETRIWHKRHNKWTAIHFHRS; the protein is encoded by the coding sequence ATGGCAAATCCGAATCGCGATGGTGTTAGCACGCGTTTTTCTGATAACTACGACCTTAAAGAAGAGCTGGGAAAAGGAGCATTCTCTATTGTGAGACGAGCTGTCCAGAAGTCGACAGGATATGAATTCGCTGCCAAAATAATCAACACTAAGAAGCTCTCAGCTAgagattttcaaaaattggaaaGAGAAGCCCGAATTTGTCGAAAGCTGCAACATCCTAATATTGTAAGACTGCACGATTCCATTCAAGAGGAGCATTTCCATTACCTCGTGTTCGATCTAGTTACTGGCGGGGAACTGTTTGAAGACATCGTGGCACGTGAGTTTTATTCTGAAGCTGACGCTTCTCACTGTATACAACAAATTTTGGAGTCCGTTCATCACTGCCACCATAATGGGGTAGTGCATAGGGATCTGAAGCCTGAAAATCTGTTACTGGCTAGCAAAGCTAAAGGGGCAGCAGTCAAGTTAGCCGACTTCGGTTTAGCTATTGAAGTGCAAGGGGACCAACAAGCATGGTTCGGGTTCGCGGGAACCCCTGGTTATTTGTCACCTGAAGTTCTCAAAAAAGAACCATATGGAAAACCAGTAGATATATGGGCCTGTGGAGTgattctttatattttattggtCGGCTATCCACCTTTCTGGGACGAGGACCAACACCGGCTTTATGGACAAATTAAAGCAGGTGCCTATGATTATCCATCTCCTGAGTGGGATACTGTAACGCCTGAGGCAAAGAGCCTCATAAATCAAATGTTAACCGTTAATCCAAGTAAGAGGATTACTGCATCTGAAGCCTTGAAGCACCCATGGATTTGCCATCGCGAACGGGTGGCATCTGTGATGCACAGGCAAGAGACTGTAGACTGCTTGAAGAAGTTCAATGCTCGACGCAAACTAAAAGGCGCTATCCTAACTACTATGCTTGCTACCCGAAACTTCTCTGGGAAATCTATGGTTAACAAAAAAGGAGACGGCTCTCAAGTGAAGGAGTCGACTGACAGCAGTACTACTTTGGAAGATGATGATTTGGATAAAGACAAGAAGGGCGTAGACCGTGCCTGCACTGTTATCTCCAAGGAGCATGATGACGAGGGACTTACTAAAGCTGATTCATTCGGCAAAGCTCGCGGTGACAGCAATGCGTCACAACGTCGCTCAGAAGTAATCAAAGCCACTGAGGTACTTATAGATGCTATTAACAATGGCGACTACGATACATATTCGAAATTATGTGATCCTAATGTGACTGCTTTTGATCCTGACGTACTAGGTAACATGGTTGAAGGAGTAGAGTTTCATAAATTCTTTATTGATAACACTCCTCAGCACGTTAAGGCCAATACAACCATACTTAATCCTCGCGTGCACCTTATTGGCGACGATGGAGCTGTTATAGCATATGTGTGTGTGACGCAGAGCGTCGATGCCGAAGGTCGGCGAACCACACAACAAACTAAAGAAACTCGTATCTGGCACAAACGCCACAACAAGTGGACAGCGATACATTTTCATCGCTCCTAA